In Salarias fasciatus chromosome 2, fSalaFa1.1, whole genome shotgun sequence, one genomic interval encodes:
- the ogt.1 gene encoding UDP-N-acetylglucosamine--peptide N-acetylglucosaminyltransferase 110 kDa subunit isoform X3, with protein sequence MASSVGNVADSTEPTKRMLSFQGLAELAHREYQSGDFEAAERHCMQLWRQEPDNTGVLLLLSSIHFQCRRLDRSAHFSTLAIKQNPMLAEAYSNLGNVYKERGQLQEAIEHYRHALRLKPDFIDGYINLAAALVAAGDMEGAVQAYVSALQYNPDLYCVRSDLGNLLKALGRLEEAKACYLKAIETQPNFAVAWSNLGCVFNAQGEIWLAIHHFEKAVTLDPNFLDAYINLGNVLKEARIFDRAVAGYLRALSLSPNHAVVHGNLACVYYEQGLIDLAIDTYRRAIELQPHFPDAYCNLANALKEKGNVVSEAEECYNTALRLCPTHADSLNNLANIKREQGNIEEAVQLYRKALEVFPEFAAAHSNLASVLQQQGKLQEALMHYKEAIRISPTFADAYSNMGNTLKEMQDVQGALQCYTRAIQINPAFADAHSNLASIHKDSGNIPEAIASYRTALKLKPDFPDAYCNLAHCLQIVCDWTDYDERMKKLVSIVADQLDKNRLPSVHPHHSMLYPLSHNFRKAIAERHGNLCLDKINALHKPAYEHPKDLKASNGRLRIGYVSSDFGNHPTSHLMQSIPGMHNPEKFEVFCYALSPDDSTNFRVKVVAEAHHFTDLSQIPCNGKAADRIHQDGVHILVNMNGYTKGARNELFALRPAPIQAMWLGYPGTSGAPFMDYIITDKETSPMEVAEQYSEKLAYMPHTFFIGDHANMFPHLKKKAVIDFKSNGHIFDNRIVLNGIDVKAFLDSLPDVKVIKMKCDNNQESTADTNGALSMPVIPMNTAAEAIINMINQGQIQVTINGFTVSNGLATTQINNKAATGEEVPRTIVVTTRSQYGLPEDSIVYCNFNQLYKIDPPTLQMWANILKRVPNSVLWLLRFPAVGEPNIQQYAQNMGLPGSRIIFSPVAPKEEHVRRGQLADVCLDTPLCNGHTTGMDVLWAGTPMVTMPGETLASRVAASQLNCLGCPELIAQSRQDYEDIAVKLGSDMEYLKMVRARVWKQRICSPLFNTKQYTIDLERLYLQMWEHHSSGNKPDHMVKNQSVETSENA encoded by the exons GTCGGCTCATTTCAGTACCTTGGCCATCAAGCAGAACCCAATGCTGGCCGAGGCCTACTCCAACCTGGGGAACGTGTACAAGGAGCGTGGACAACTGCAGGAGGCCATCGAGCATTACCGCCACGCACTGAGGCTAAAGCCGGACTTCATCGATGGTTACATCAACCTGGCTGCAGCTCTCGTGGCCGCAGGTGACATGGAGGGAGCGGTGCAAGCTTATGTGTCAGCGTTACAGTATAATCCT GATCTTTACTGTGTCCGTAGTGATTTGGGCAATTTGCTTAAAGCCCTTGGGCGTTTGGAAGAGGCTAAG GCTTGCTACCTGAAAGCCATTGAGACTCAGCCCAACTTTGCAGTGGCTTGGAGCAACCTGGGCTGTGTGTTCAATGCCCAGGGAGAGATCTGGCTGGCCATACACCACTTCGAAAAG gctgtgACTTTGGATCCGAATTTTCTGGATGCCTACATCAATTTAGGCAACGTTTTGAAGGAAGCTCGCATCTTTGACAG AGCTGTGGCTGGATACCTGAGGGCTCTGAGCCTGAGTCCCAACCATGCCGTCGTCCATGGAAACCTGGCCTGTGTCTACTACGAGCAGGGCCTCATTGATCTGGCCATCGACACGTACCGTCGTGCGATTGAATTGCAGCCACACTTTCCTGATGCCTACTGCAACTTGGCAAACGCCCTCAAGGAGAAAGGAAATGTA GTGTCGGAAGCTGAGGAATGCTACAACACTGCTTTGCGTTTGTGTCCAACTCACGCCGACTCGCTCAATAACTTGGCCAACATCAAGCGTGAGCAGGGTAACATTGAAGAGGCTGTTCAGCTCTACAGAAAAGCCCTAGAG GTGTTCCCCGAATTTGCGGCAGCTCACTCTAACCTGGCCagtgtcctgcagcagcaggggaaACTTCAGGAGGCCCTCATGCACTACAAGGAGGCCATTag GATCAGCCCCACCTTTGCTGATGCCTACTCCAACATGGGCAATACACTGAAGGAAATGCAAGACGTACAAGGAGCTCTGCAGTGCTACACCCGTGCCATCCAGATCAACCCCGCCTTTGCTGACGCTCACAGCAATCTGGCCTCCATTCACAAG gATTCTGGAAACATCCCAGAGGCCATCGCATCTTATCGCACAGCCTTAAAGCTGAAGCCAGACTTCCCTGATGCTTACTGCAATCTGGCCCACTGCCTAcag aTTGTTTGTGACTGGACAGATTATGACGAGCGGATGAAAAAGCTTGTGAGCATTGTAGCTGACCAGCTGGACAAGAACCGCCTGCCGTCAGTGCACCCACACCACAGCATGCTGTATCCGCTCTCTCACAACTTCCGCAAGGCCATTGCTGAACGCCACGGAAACCTTTGCCTGGACAAG ATCAATGCCCTACACAAACCTGCTTATGAGCATCCCAAAGACCTGAAGGCGAGCAACGGACGCCTGCGGATCGGCTATGTCAGCTCAGACTTTGGCAACCACCCGACTTCACACCTGATGCAGTCAATTCCTGGAATGCACAACCCCGAGAAGTTTGAG GTGTTCTGCTACGCGCTCAGCCCTGACGACAGCACCAACTTCCGCGTCAAAGTGGTAGCAGAAGCTCATCATTTCACAGACCTCTCACAG ATCCCTTGCAATGGCAAGGCAGCTGATCGTATTCACCAAGATGGAGTACACATTCTGGTCAACATGAACGGATACACCAAGGGAGCACGGAATGAGCTGTTTGCACTGCGCCCCGCCCCGATTCAG GCCATGTGGCTGGGTTACCCTGGAACCAGCGGCGCCCCCTTCATGGACTATATCATCACAGACAAGGAGACTTCGCCGATGGAAGTCGCTGAGCAGTACTCGGAGAAGCTCGCCTACATGCCCCATACTTTCTTTATTGGAGACCACGCCAACATGTTCCCCCACCTCAAG AAAAAGGCTGTGATTGACTTCAAGTCAAACGGACACATCTTTGACAACCGCATTGTCCTCAACGGTATCGACGTGAAGGCCTTCTTGGACAGCCTGCCAGATGTCAAAGTGATTAAG ATGAAATGTGACAACAACCAGGAATCCACCGCGGACACCAACGGCGCTCTCTCTATGCCCGTAATACCCATGAACACAGCAGCTGAAGCGATCATCAACATGATCAATCAAGGCCAAATCCAGGTCACAATCAACGGCTTCACTGTCAGCAACGGGCTGGCCACCACACAG ATCAACAACAAAGCTGCCACAGGGGAGGAAGTGCCTCGCACAATTGTAGTGACGACTCGCTCACAGTATGGCCTCCCAGAGGACTCGATTGTCTATTGCAATTTCAACCAGCTCTACAAGATCGACCCTCCTACCCTTCAGATGTGGGCCAAC ATCCTGAAGCGTGTGCCCAACAGCGTGCTCTGGCTGCTCCGCTTCCCTGCCGTCGGCGAGCCCAACATCCAGCAGTATGCTCAGAACATGGGCCTGCCCGGCTCGCGCATCATCTTCTCCCCCGTGGCTCCCAAGGAGGAGCATGTGAGGCGGGGCCAGCTGGCCGACGTGTGCTTGGACACCCCTCTGTGCAACGGTCACACCACCGGCATGGACGTGCTCTGGGCTGGAACACCCATGGTCACCATGCCAG GCGAGACTCTTGCATCCCGAGTGGCCGCCTCTCAACTCAACTGCCTGGGCTGCCCGGAGCTAATAGCCCAGAGTCGGCAGGACTATGAAGACATAGCAGTCAAACTGGGCTCCGACATGGAATA CCTGAAGATGGTTCGAGCGCGCGTTTGGAAGCAACGGATCTGCAGCCCTCTTTTCAACACCAAACAGTACACAATTGACTTGGAGCGGCTCTACCTGCAGATGTGGGAGCACCACAGCAGCGGCAACAAGCCGGACCACATGGTCAAAAACCAGAGCGTAGAGACCAGCGAGAACGCCTGA